A single genomic interval of Asinibacterium sp. OR53 harbors:
- a CDS encoding RNA polymerase sigma factor, with protein MNKDGLIPHLFRTEYRKIVSVLCKYFGLSQVALAEDIASDTFLTATQSWGVEGVPANPVAWLYQVAKNKAKNAMHRKEIFENKVVPQIKNVNPEWQEADIDLSPRNIIDSQLQMMFAVCHPALPPEAQIGLSLRILSGFGIEEIARAFLTNKETVNKRLYRAKEKLREAHIAVELPSAGEMEERLSAVLKTIYLLFNEGYYAAGGDHTLRKDLCLEAIRLCTMLIENNSTNKPAVNALMSLMCFHASRFDARIDKDGELVLYADQDASLWNTDLISKGGYFLQCASGENELSAYHLEAAIAYWHTQQDDSEEKWNKVLQLYNRLLQLAYSPVAALNRTYAFSKVYGKPAAIQEAEKLNLTGDRFYYLLLGELYLHIDNEKAKQHFQRASSLAKTTAEKQSIQKKADAI; from the coding sequence ATGAACAAAGATGGACTGATACCGCATTTATTCCGGACAGAATACAGGAAGATCGTCTCGGTGCTTTGTAAGTATTTTGGGTTGAGCCAGGTGGCATTGGCCGAGGATATTGCCAGCGATACTTTTCTTACCGCAACACAAAGCTGGGGTGTGGAAGGGGTGCCCGCTAATCCCGTTGCATGGCTTTACCAGGTAGCAAAGAATAAAGCAAAGAATGCCATGCACCGGAAGGAGATTTTTGAAAATAAAGTTGTTCCGCAGATAAAGAATGTTAACCCGGAATGGCAGGAAGCCGATATAGACCTCTCGCCCCGTAACATCATCGACAGCCAGTTGCAGATGATGTTTGCGGTTTGTCATCCTGCACTTCCGCCCGAAGCACAGATCGGTCTGTCATTGCGTATTCTGTCCGGTTTTGGTATTGAAGAGATCGCCCGCGCTTTTCTTACGAATAAAGAAACCGTCAACAAGCGATTGTACCGGGCAAAGGAAAAATTGCGAGAAGCACATATTGCTGTTGAATTACCTTCTGCCGGCGAAATGGAAGAGCGCTTATCGGCGGTGTTGAAAACCATTTACCTGCTGTTCAACGAAGGATATTATGCTGCGGGAGGAGACCATACACTACGTAAAGACCTCTGCCTGGAAGCGATACGGCTCTGTACAATGCTGATTGAAAACAACAGCACGAATAAACCTGCGGTCAACGCCCTCATGTCGCTCATGTGTTTCCACGCTTCCCGGTTTGATGCACGTATTGATAAGGATGGCGAACTGGTATTGTATGCCGATCAGGATGCCAGCCTTTGGAATACCGACCTGATCAGCAAAGGAGGTTATTTCCTGCAATGTGCTTCGGGTGAAAATGAACTGTCTGCCTATCATCTCGAGGCAGCCATCGCTTACTGGCATACGCAGCAAGACGACTCGGAAGAAAAATGGAATAAGGTCCTGCAGTTGTACAACCGCTTGTTGCAATTAGCTTATTCGCCGGTTGCTGCACTGAACAGGACCTATGCCTTTTCAAAAGTATACGGGAAGCCGGCTGCTATACAGGAGGCAGAAAAACTGAACCTCACCGGTGATCGCTTCTATTACCTGTTATTGGGGGAGTTGTACCTGCACATCGATAATGAAAAAGCGAAGCAGCATTTTCAGCGTGCTTCGTCGTTGGCAAAGACCACTGCTGAAAAACAATCCATCCAAAAGAAAGCAGACGCCATTTAG
- a CDS encoding alkaline phosphatase family protein, protein MKAFFSACCMFLALGLAAQNTPAAHNVFIITTDGFRWQEVFNGADATLISDPELVKDTSLLKTAFWDADMEIRRRKLLPFFWNVIAQNGQLLGNRAYDNRVNVANLYKISYPGYNEILSGFADYRFIPNLTVRNRNQNILGYLNKQSAYAGRIAAFSSWNVMPYILDEKHNDFPVNSGYEMLDETTDTLHILINQVQRNIAGQSNTRHDMLTYESAKSYIEEKHPRVLFLGFGETDEFAHKGQYDTYLQKAHQVDMLIADLWYYVQTDPFYRNNTTFIITTDHGRGRGASWKGHGFWVKGSGETWIAMLGAGIAPLGEMKEKQQHHQKQVAATVSHLLGETFIATHNVAGPIALPKNQPQQTTGNEVVVSNHTTAIATADANK, encoded by the coding sequence ATGAAAGCATTCTTCAGCGCCTGCTGCATGTTCTTAGCTCTGGGACTGGCAGCGCAAAACACGCCAGCTGCACACAATGTATTCATCATTACTACCGATGGATTCAGGTGGCAGGAAGTCTTCAACGGCGCTGACGCCACACTGATCTCCGACCCCGAACTGGTAAAAGATACCAGCTTACTGAAAACAGCATTCTGGGATGCCGATATGGAAATACGCCGCAGGAAATTGCTGCCGTTTTTCTGGAATGTGATTGCGCAAAACGGACAATTATTAGGCAACCGAGCTTATGATAACCGCGTGAATGTAGCCAACCTGTATAAGATATCTTATCCCGGATACAATGAAATACTTTCGGGCTTTGCCGATTACCGGTTCATCCCCAATTTAACCGTTCGAAACAGGAACCAAAATATACTGGGATACTTGAACAAACAATCTGCTTATGCCGGCAGGATCGCCGCTTTCAGCTCATGGAATGTGATGCCTTATATATTGGACGAAAAGCACAATGATTTTCCCGTGAACAGCGGGTATGAAATGCTGGATGAAACAACAGATACTTTGCACATACTCATCAACCAGGTACAGCGAAATATTGCCGGTCAATCGAATACGCGGCACGATATGCTTACTTATGAGAGCGCAAAATCTTACATAGAAGAAAAACATCCCAGGGTGCTTTTCCTTGGATTCGGGGAAACAGACGAGTTCGCGCACAAGGGACAGTATGATACTTACTTACAGAAAGCACACCAGGTAGATATGCTGATTGCCGATCTCTGGTATTATGTGCAAACAGATCCTTTTTACAGGAATAATACCACGTTCATCATCACCACCGATCATGGCAGGGGAAGAGGTGCTTCCTGGAAGGGACATGGATTCTGGGTAAAAGGGTCGGGCGAAACCTGGATAGCCATGCTGGGAGCAGGCATTGCACCTTTAGGTGAAATGAAAGAAAAGCAGCAACACCACCAAAAGCAGGTTGCTGCCACTGTATCTCATTTGCTGGGTGAAACATTCATTGCCACACACAATGTAGCAGGTCCGATTGCATTACCTAAAAACCAGCCGCAGCAAACAACCGGTAATGAGGTGGTGGTTAGCAATCACACCACTGCTATTGCAACCGCAGATGCCAACAAATAA
- a CDS encoding YciI family protein: MEEYLILMRLDLLTKEAQPSPEQLQVYMQWYQDWVGSIAARNQFVGGKGLSTEGRVLKPGQLMTDGPFVEIKESLAGFITIKAKDFDDAVAIAKECPILKGDGNSVEVRKVVSVRT; this comes from the coding sequence ATGGAAGAGTATTTGATATTAATGCGCCTCGACCTGCTAACCAAGGAGGCGCAACCATCGCCCGAACAATTGCAGGTGTACATGCAGTGGTACCAGGATTGGGTAGGCAGTATTGCTGCCCGTAACCAATTTGTTGGCGGTAAAGGATTGTCTACCGAAGGCAGGGTACTGAAACCCGGACAACTCATGACCGACGGACCCTTTGTAGAGATCAAAGAGTCGCTGGCCGGCTTCATCACCATCAAGGCAAAAGATTTTGATGATGCAGTGGCCATTGCCAAAGAATGCCCCATATTAAAGGGTGATGGCAATAGTGTAGAAGTACGCAAAGTGGTATCGGTGCGCACATGA
- a CDS encoding SusC/RagA family TonB-linked outer membrane protein yields MKTRMQVLLALLCLLLCNTVLLAQEKRTVAGVVKDPGGAALASATIREVGTSNKTTSDANGAFSLKVKPGATIIISYIGYEDFSVKTGSSSNYTVTLQESVGTVQDVVVTSLGIQKQQRSLGYATTTIKSDELTKTAPTNFAAAIYGKAPGVRIAASPGGSMGGVAIQIRGINSLFGRTQPLIVMDGVPIHDGDFNNGNYWGDQRLRGNGLVDLNPEDIENLTILKGASAAALYGSEATNGVVVITTKSGKGKKGFSVDFSTTYFQDRVAYLPRLQKVRGAGSPVQYDVYGEDANGFNKNTYTINGQSYRALISGSLNFGPLFDGQPIASWDGVVRPYSPIKNGWANLFQHANNSATNVAFTSTGDNGSTRFSVTQDHYEGVSLNSANDKYIFNLNSNYKFGKNFRINLIANDIYSRVNNRPYLTDRLINNFGGMMPAFDDGLWYRNRFQTSLGYKYVTGTNPSLTPSENLTIPNRRGDILEYMWNVMKKQTRESNNRLIASATAYYDITKDLQLRGKIATDWTSNVSENKEYSTVPVSLGGFSGYYGIGNTNYSIFYGDLLLTYTKKVNKDLELKAMAGYTADKETSYITSIGTKGGLTTENRFDLTSSAQTPYSSSGTKAYLTKDAFIGTVNANYKGYLFVEGTLRRDRTSTMNPNNNAFVYPSANAALVLSDIFRLPQIVRYAKLRTSWGIVGNYPTQYAANVAYNLSNLGDQGSGSATLATTTSTGTYGNDNIRPEKKHELEFGLETRLLNDRLNFDVSYYSAKVMDMIVPLQIAQTTGASNILTNIGTLQNTGIEVNINGTPIRGRNFEWEAGANFSFNNNKITKLTNGSSEFTHRDFDGNAAVLKSVIGRPIGDFYAHPILTDGKGNNIIADLGNGEFNYQIDGSKLVRYGNTQVKSIGGFYNNFKYKNFTLSVFTDFRIGGDVMPTGLFWMTSRGLTEQSLHAMDAAHGGVAYYKDAQGRGIATSAATGPNGEKVYHDGMKLGGVFPDGTPNNYVTSQFYYYWDTYNWGGPQYSNSQYFQYIVTNTYWKVREISLTYNLPHAIASKIKATKLQLSVFGRNLFYLYRTIKDMDAEQLTSGLSWDSNVSNAGNQPSTRSFGVTLRASF; encoded by the coding sequence ATGAAAACGCGAATGCAAGTGCTGCTCGCTTTACTTTGTTTGCTTCTTTGCAACACGGTATTGCTGGCGCAAGAAAAACGTACAGTTGCCGGTGTGGTAAAAGACCCCGGGGGCGCAGCTTTGGCGAGTGCCACTATACGTGAAGTGGGCACCAGTAACAAGACTACTTCGGATGCCAATGGCGCTTTTTCACTGAAAGTGAAACCAGGCGCTACAATTATTATCAGCTACATTGGGTATGAGGATTTCTCCGTCAAAACCGGCAGCAGCAGCAATTACACAGTAACCTTACAAGAGTCGGTTGGTACTGTACAGGATGTGGTAGTAACCTCTTTGGGTATTCAGAAACAGCAAAGATCACTCGGCTATGCAACTACTACCATTAAGTCGGATGAGTTGACCAAAACGGCTCCCACCAACTTCGCCGCTGCTATTTATGGTAAAGCGCCTGGTGTAAGGATCGCTGCTTCTCCCGGAGGTTCTATGGGTGGGGTAGCTATCCAGATCCGTGGCATCAATTCACTTTTCGGCAGAACGCAACCCCTGATTGTCATGGATGGTGTTCCTATCCATGACGGAGACTTCAACAATGGAAATTATTGGGGCGATCAAAGATTGAGGGGTAATGGACTGGTTGATCTGAACCCGGAAGACATTGAGAATCTTACCATCTTAAAAGGTGCTTCTGCCGCTGCCCTCTATGGTTCTGAAGCAACCAATGGTGTGGTGGTGATCACTACAAAATCCGGAAAAGGTAAAAAAGGTTTTTCTGTTGACTTCAGTACTACTTACTTCCAGGACAGGGTTGCTTATCTCCCCCGTCTTCAAAAAGTACGTGGTGCGGGAAGCCCTGTGCAATACGATGTATACGGCGAAGACGCCAATGGATTTAATAAAAATACTTATACCATCAACGGACAAAGCTACAGGGCCCTGATATCGGGATCATTGAATTTCGGCCCTTTATTCGACGGACAGCCCATTGCTAGTTGGGATGGTGTAGTGAGACCTTATTCTCCTATCAAGAACGGATGGGCTAACTTGTTTCAGCATGCTAATAACAGCGCTACCAATGTGGCGTTCACCTCAACAGGCGATAATGGTTCAACCCGTTTCTCTGTTACACAAGACCATTATGAAGGTGTAAGTTTGAATTCAGCCAACGATAAATATATTTTCAACCTGAACAGCAATTATAAGTTCGGCAAAAATTTCAGGATCAACCTGATCGCGAATGATATTTATTCAAGGGTGAATAACAGGCCGTATCTGACCGACAGGCTCATCAATAATTTTGGTGGTATGATGCCTGCATTTGACGACGGACTTTGGTATCGCAACAGATTTCAAACCAGCTTAGGATACAAATATGTTACTGGTACCAATCCAAGCCTTACCCCCAGTGAAAATCTCACAATACCCAACCGCAGGGGAGATATTCTGGAATATATGTGGAATGTGATGAAAAAACAGACCCGCGAATCCAATAACCGGTTGATTGCAAGCGCTACTGCTTACTATGACATTACCAAGGATTTACAATTGAGGGGTAAAATAGCGACCGATTGGACTTCCAACGTGTCTGAAAACAAGGAATATTCAACGGTGCCTGTTTCTTTGGGCGGATTTTCCGGTTACTACGGTATTGGCAACACCAATTATTCCATTTTCTACGGAGACCTGTTGTTGACTTATACTAAAAAGGTTAATAAGGATCTCGAATTAAAAGCAATGGCTGGATACACTGCCGATAAAGAAACCAGCTATATTACCAGTATAGGTACCAAAGGCGGTCTGACTACTGAAAACCGTTTTGACCTTACTTCTTCCGCACAAACACCTTATTCCAGCAGTGGAACGAAAGCTTATTTAACCAAAGATGCTTTCATAGGAACCGTGAATGCCAATTATAAGGGTTACCTGTTTGTAGAGGGAACCCTGAGAAGAGACCGTACTTCTACCATGAACCCCAACAACAATGCATTTGTTTATCCTTCAGCAAATGCTGCATTGGTGTTGTCAGATATATTTAGATTACCTCAAATTGTGCGTTACGCAAAACTGAGAACATCATGGGGTATCGTGGGTAACTATCCCACACAATACGCCGCTAACGTTGCATACAATCTTTCTAATTTAGGCGACCAGGGTTCAGGTAGCGCTACATTAGCTACCACTACTTCAACCGGTACTTACGGAAATGATAATATACGCCCGGAAAAAAAGCATGAACTGGAGTTCGGTTTGGAAACAAGGTTGTTGAATGACAGGTTGAATTTTGATGTGTCGTATTACAGCGCCAAAGTGATGGACATGATTGTGCCTTTACAAATTGCACAAACAACCGGCGCCAGCAATATCCTGACAAATATCGGTACGTTGCAAAATACAGGGATTGAAGTGAATATCAATGGAACTCCTATCAGAGGCAGGAATTTCGAGTGGGAAGCCGGGGCGAACTTCAGCTTCAATAATAACAAGATCACCAAGCTGACAAACGGTTCTTCAGAATTCACACACAGGGATTTCGATGGAAATGCAGCAGTGCTAAAATCGGTGATAGGCAGGCCCATCGGTGATTTCTATGCACACCCGATTTTGACAGATGGAAAAGGCAATAATATCATTGCTGACCTGGGTAATGGCGAGTTCAATTACCAGATAGATGGTTCTAAACTGGTAAGATATGGTAATACACAGGTGAAATCAATTGGTGGTTTCTATAACAATTTCAAATATAAAAATTTCACACTCAGTGTGTTCACTGATTTCAGAATAGGCGGTGATGTAATGCCTACCGGTCTTTTCTGGATGACAAGCCGTGGTCTCACCGAGCAGAGCCTGCATGCAATGGATGCCGCTCACGGTGGTGTTGCTTATTATAAAGATGCACAGGGAAGGGGAATAGCAACTTCTGCTGCTACCGGTCCTAATGGAGAAAAAGTATACCACGATGGTATGAAGTTGGGTGGTGTATTCCCTGATGGAACACCCAACAATTACGTTACTTCTCAGTTCTACTATTATTGGGATACTTATAACTGGGGTGGTCCTCAATACAGCAACTCACAGTATTTCCAGTATATCGTAACCAATACTTATTGGAAAGTGCGTGAAATCTCGCTTACTTATAATTTGCCACACGCTATTGCATCTAAAATAAAAGCTACCAAACTGCAATTATCTGTATTCGGACGTAACCTGTTCTATTTGTATAGAACCATTAAAGACATGGATGCAGAACAGCTGACTTCGGGATTGAGCTGGGATTCCAACGTGAGCAATGCTGGAAACCAACCTTCTACCCGTTCGTTCGGTGTTACTTTAAGAGCAAGCTTTTAA
- a CDS encoding DMT family transporter: MRLKFIWIGIIFAILWSSASAATKFGLQSAQPFVIAVSRFFLASFLMLGVSHGVFRKRLPVGKEWKQLIIYGLLNISIYLGLYVLAMQKIAAGIGSLGTATNPVMISFISTLFLGQKMTVKNIVSLLLCMAGVFVAAYPLLENSYASTDGILILLASMLSYSVGAIYYARQKWNDLNTLTINGWQTLLGGIFLLPVLLFTYRHEQNNWDYRLIGSVVWLALPVSIGAVQCWLWLLTVNPLKASYWLFLCPVFGFIIASITLHEPLGIYTLMGVMMVVAGLYIIQQQRTVKKS; encoded by the coding sequence ATGCGACTGAAATTCATTTGGATAGGGATCATATTTGCCATTTTATGGTCGTCGGCTTCGGCTGCCACCAAATTCGGACTGCAATCGGCCCAGCCTTTTGTGATTGCCGTTTCGCGTTTTTTTCTGGCCAGCTTCCTGATGCTGGGCGTGTCGCATGGCGTTTTCCGTAAAAGATTGCCGGTTGGAAAAGAATGGAAACAATTGATCATTTATGGGTTGCTGAACATCAGCATTTACCTGGGTTTATATGTGTTGGCCATGCAAAAAATTGCGGCTGGTATCGGCAGCCTGGGAACAGCTACCAACCCGGTGATGATCAGTTTTATCTCGACGCTTTTTTTAGGGCAAAAAATGACCGTGAAAAATATTGTCAGCCTGCTGCTCTGCATGGCCGGTGTTTTTGTAGCGGCTTATCCGTTGCTGGAAAACAGTTATGCCAGCACCGACGGCATATTGATATTGCTGGCCAGCATGCTGAGTTATTCTGTAGGCGCTATCTATTATGCACGGCAAAAATGGAACGACCTGAATACGCTCACCATCAATGGATGGCAAACGCTGTTGGGCGGTATCTTTTTATTGCCGGTATTGTTGTTCACTTATCGCCATGAACAAAACAACTGGGATTACCGGTTGATCGGCTCTGTTGTGTGGCTGGCATTGCCGGTATCCATCGGCGCGGTACAATGCTGGTTGTGGTTGCTAACGGTGAACCCGCTGAAAGCATCGTACTGGTTATTCCTTTGTCCTGTATTCGGGTTCATCATTGCCAGCATTACCCTGCATGAGCCGCTGGGTATTTACACGTTGATGGGTGTGATGATGGTGGTGGCGGGCCTTTACATCATACAACAACAACGTACGGTAAAAAAATCCTGA
- a CDS encoding DoxX family protein, whose protein sequence is MNLLHRLDTPRDSRMVFALLLLRCILGILLWFKGLSFISHSPELEVLIGTSRFADQSHWIAGYVTWSHFFGGVMILLGLFTRFAIIVQLPVLIGAVFFVHAAHGIMGIDTQPVLSILVLVLMIFYLVKGPGPHSMDWHIKKILL, encoded by the coding sequence ATGAACCTCTTACACCGCCTCGACACCCCGCGCGACAGCCGGATGGTTTTCGCGCTCCTCCTCTTAAGATGCATATTGGGTATCTTACTTTGGTTCAAAGGACTCAGTTTTATCAGTCATTCACCTGAACTGGAAGTCCTGATAGGCACCAGCCGGTTTGCCGATCAGTCGCACTGGATCGCGGGATATGTTACCTGGTCGCACTTTTTTGGAGGTGTGATGATCTTACTGGGACTCTTTACCCGCTTCGCCATCATTGTACAATTACCCGTACTCATCGGTGCTGTTTTCTTTGTACATGCGGCGCATGGCATCATGGGCATTGATACCCAGCCGGTATTATCCATACTGGTGCTCGTACTGATGATCTTTTACCTGGTAAAAGGGCCCGGTCCGCATTCGATGGACTGGCACATCAAAAAAATACTCCTTTAA
- a CDS encoding ROK family protein, whose protein sequence is MTTKKSRYRRQIIKELFFSRLLSGTELSAKIDKSIPLTNKLLGELVSEGVVVEDHLGVSSGGRRPIVYSITSDALYVVSVAMDQLLTKIAIMDMSHRFVTQVDKISLPLANNEQALSRLSEEIQKVIQASGIAPSKIAGIGIAMPGFVDAQKGINHTFLKSQEKTVTETIAEVTGCKVFIDNDSSLIALAEQRFGAHKYHDNTLVINLGWGVGLGMILNGRLFRGDNGFAGEFSHIPLFTNNKLCECGKTGCLETETSLLVILEKAIKGLEEGRVSMLENLSVDNPETGFEAIIKAANKGDAFATELLSDVGYSIGRGVAVLIHILNPKMVIISGRGANAGKVWEAPIQQALNVHCIPRLAQNVKLSISAMGANAELMGAASLVMDNYEVYN, encoded by the coding sequence ATGACTACGAAAAAAAGCCGCTACCGAAGACAAATTATCAAGGAGCTTTTCTTTTCGCGCCTGCTTTCGGGAACCGAGCTGAGCGCCAAAATTGACAAAAGCATCCCCCTTACCAATAAGCTGCTGGGCGAATTGGTGAGCGAAGGTGTAGTAGTGGAAGATCATTTGGGTGTTTCTTCCGGAGGAAGAAGGCCCATTGTCTATTCCATTACTTCCGACGCATTATATGTAGTATCTGTGGCGATGGACCAGTTGCTTACCAAGATCGCCATCATGGATATGTCGCACCGGTTTGTAACACAGGTAGACAAAATCTCTCTTCCGCTGGCCAATAATGAACAGGCGCTTTCCAGGCTTTCCGAAGAAATACAAAAAGTTATTCAGGCATCGGGCATTGCGCCATCCAAGATTGCGGGTATTGGCATTGCCATGCCTGGTTTTGTTGATGCCCAAAAAGGGATCAACCACACTTTTTTAAAGAGCCAGGAAAAAACTGTCACAGAAACAATTGCAGAAGTAACCGGTTGCAAGGTATTCATCGATAACGATTCCAGTCTGATTGCATTGGCCGAACAGCGTTTCGGAGCCCATAAGTACCACGATAATACACTGGTCATAAACCTGGGTTGGGGAGTAGGATTGGGTATGATATTGAACGGACGATTGTTCAGGGGTGATAATGGGTTCGCGGGTGAATTCAGCCATATTCCGCTTTTCACCAATAACAAGCTTTGTGAATGTGGTAAGACGGGATGTCTTGAAACCGAGACCTCGTTGTTGGTCATACTAGAGAAAGCCATCAAAGGTTTGGAAGAAGGAAGGGTATCGATGCTGGAAAATCTTTCTGTGGATAATCCCGAAACAGGTTTTGAAGCGATCATCAAAGCGGCGAATAAAGGCGATGCTTTTGCTACGGAGTTGCTTTCAGATGTGGGTTACTCTATAGGAAGGGGTGTGGCGGTACTGATCCATATACTCAACCCGAAGATGGTCATCATCAGCGGAAGAGGAGCGAACGCCGGTAAAGTATGGGAAGCGCCGATCCAACAGGCGCTGAATGTGCATTGTATACCCCGCTTAGCGCAAAATGTAAAATTATCGATATCTGCCATGGGCGCCAATGCAGAGCTGATGGGCGCCGCATCGCTGGTGATGGACAATTACGAGGTCTATAATTAA
- a CDS encoding VOC family protein has translation MQKITPFLWFNGRAEEAMHFYVSVFKDAQVGQVSYYGEAGPGPKGSVMVAGFQLNGQQFLALNGGPEFSFTPAVSFVVNCDTQEEIDYYWEKLAADGGKHQACGWLQDKFGLSWQIVPPILSEFMRGIDAKKANRVMQAMLTMTKINIALLEKAYAGE, from the coding sequence ATGCAAAAGATCACGCCCTTTTTATGGTTCAATGGCCGCGCCGAGGAAGCCATGCACTTTTATGTTTCTGTTTTCAAGGATGCGCAAGTAGGTCAGGTTTCCTATTATGGAGAAGCAGGGCCCGGTCCTAAAGGATCGGTAATGGTAGCCGGTTTTCAACTCAATGGCCAGCAATTTCTTGCACTGAATGGCGGACCGGAATTTTCTTTCACACCTGCTGTTTCTTTTGTGGTGAATTGCGATACGCAGGAAGAGATAGACTATTACTGGGAAAAATTAGCTGCCGATGGAGGCAAGCACCAAGCCTGTGGATGGTTGCAGGACAAGTTCGGCCTTTCCTGGCAGATCGTACCGCCCATACTGAGTGAATTCATGCGGGGCATAGACGCCAAAAAAGCCAACCGTGTTATGCAGGCCATGCTTACAATGACCAAGATCAACATCGCCCTGCTGGAGAAAGCTTATGCAGGCGAGTGA
- a CDS encoding MFS transporter yields MEPKQTALNPFSGYQKFIIAMLALLQFTVILDFMVLSPLGDILMKSLDIIPARFGLVVSSYAFSAGISGILAAGFADKIDKYNLFVFGSTVAIIMVLIYTNITSIPLWQVILINMIMFMGIMSRMIPATTLTTSVPQMKDRGAFMSINSSLQQMAGGFAAICAGLIVTQPTKHSPLQHYNMLGYVVSLVIVICAFLVFRVYKMVKGEQEGYTIPVQGG; encoded by the coding sequence ATGGAACCCAAGCAAACCGCACTAAACCCCTTTTCTGGCTACCAGAAATTCATCATCGCCATGCTGGCGCTGCTGCAGTTTACCGTTATACTGGACTTCATGGTACTATCTCCTTTGGGGGATATATTGATGAAATCACTCGATATCATCCCTGCCCGTTTCGGACTGGTCGTATCCAGTTATGCTTTCAGCGCCGGCATTTCCGGTATACTGGCAGCAGGCTTTGCCGATAAGATCGACAAATACAATCTTTTTGTTTTCGGTTCTACCGTGGCCATTATCATGGTGCTGATCTATACGAATATTACGTCGATCCCTTTATGGCAGGTTATCCTCATCAACATGATCATGTTCATGGGTATCATGAGCCGTATGATCCCGGCCACCACACTTACTACCAGCGTTCCGCAAATGAAAGACCGTGGCGCATTCATGAGTATCAATTCATCCCTTCAACAAATGGCTGGCGGATTTGCCGCCATCTGTGCGGGGCTGATCGTTACACAACCCACCAAGCACAGCCCATTGCAGCATTACAATATGCTGGGCTATGTAGTATCACTGGTGATTGTAATTTGTGCCTTCCTGGTATTCCGGGTGTACAAAATGGTAAAGGGTGAACAAGAAGGATATACTATTCCAGTTCAAGGCGGATAA